A genomic region of Planococcus kocurii contains the following coding sequences:
- the pglZ gene encoding BREX-1 system phosphatase PglZ type A: MNMGQIVSALSDIFNAPLKEEEQRKLVFWVDKDNEFTEEIETLVIDKAKIHTLTDQNQFYTKYLLEEEDPTSSYLIYTNLDLTIEDNWLADTVMYSKTFYADRISLILSDLHIEPSLRATVKKYERFFNNKDRFRKFSAFGIGSFTEELIELSIMSVLCNLKTPNFEDVLKTILMDTLDDAENKYLSLIERFFDLDVFWSSVANYCGYEQEVKTLKNLFIHLSITAFSHSVDEKYLAELNDFIAKRSKTNALVFVDHWMHHKSDYVKFNDYIEMVEQEINLPKVIQTIPLDQFKQADIFPYIDRAIIIHIANSLLEKLEDYEEYKKLIKLRRVKHYYDDYEAVYEALFYTVEMHEFYNNHKQGIPQSQAIDLYEAYLNDYHKMDTYYRKFYVAYDDETDHELLKKLKDMVENLYTNWYMGELSSHWSQAVRPTLTTDWSLPGVLKQQNFYSSVIAPHMRNNERVFVIISDAMRYEVGVELAERLNAETTGISEIQNMLGVVPSVTKLGMAALLPHRNLDFDAGGKVLVDGKDSSGLENRRKIIESQIEDSTAFHFQDVFSMNKAARRETFKGKKLVYLYHDTIDAMGDKASTEIYTFNAVEAALNQLYDLVKMIKDDLSGTNIYITADHGFLYQRDALEESDKMDKESLDALEIKRRYILAKEKRDVSGQLAIDLSSVVKNDQQLTAYVPNATIRYKIQGSGVNFVHGGASLQEVVIPLISFKNKRTGQKGSQAIRKIDIKLTNTTRKITNSIFNLEFFQTEKVGDKTAPRTVAIHMTDEEGTILSNEETIIGDRPFENPSDRTFKLRFVLRSITYDRNKSYYLLIKDTETGLVTDKIPFTINLGIVSDFDF; encoded by the coding sequence ATGAACATGGGACAAATCGTGTCTGCGCTATCGGACATTTTTAATGCACCACTAAAAGAAGAAGAGCAGCGCAAGCTTGTTTTTTGGGTGGATAAAGATAATGAGTTTACTGAAGAAATTGAAACTCTTGTAATAGATAAGGCGAAAATCCATACATTGACTGATCAAAATCAGTTTTATACAAAGTATTTGCTGGAGGAAGAAGATCCAACTTCTTCATACCTCATCTACACAAATTTGGACTTAACGATTGAAGACAACTGGCTGGCTGATACGGTCATGTATTCGAAAACATTTTATGCAGATCGCATATCGCTCATTTTGAGTGATTTACATATAGAACCTTCCTTACGCGCAACGGTGAAAAAATACGAACGTTTCTTCAATAACAAAGATCGTTTTAGAAAATTCTCCGCTTTTGGCATTGGTTCATTTACAGAAGAACTGATCGAACTGTCGATTATGAGTGTCTTGTGTAATTTGAAGACGCCAAATTTTGAAGATGTCTTGAAAACTATCTTAATGGACACTTTAGATGATGCTGAAAATAAATACCTTTCGCTGATTGAGCGGTTCTTTGACTTGGACGTTTTCTGGTCGTCCGTAGCGAATTACTGTGGATATGAGCAGGAAGTCAAGACCTTAAAGAACCTATTTATTCATCTATCCATAACGGCATTCAGCCACTCTGTCGATGAAAAATATTTGGCGGAGTTGAATGACTTTATTGCGAAGCGCAGTAAAACCAACGCTTTGGTCTTCGTCGATCATTGGATGCATCACAAAAGTGATTACGTTAAATTCAATGACTACATCGAGATGGTCGAGCAGGAAATCAATCTGCCAAAAGTGATCCAGACGATTCCGTTGGACCAGTTTAAACAAGCGGATATCTTTCCTTATATTGACCGGGCAATCATTATCCATATTGCCAATAGCCTTTTAGAAAAGCTGGAAGATTACGAGGAATACAAAAAGCTGATCAAACTCAGAAGAGTGAAACATTATTATGATGACTATGAAGCCGTTTATGAGGCCTTATTCTATACAGTAGAAATGCATGAGTTTTATAACAATCACAAACAAGGTATCCCACAGTCTCAAGCAATAGATTTATATGAAGCTTATCTTAACGATTATCATAAAATGGATACGTACTACCGGAAGTTTTATGTGGCTTATGATGACGAAACCGATCATGAATTGTTGAAAAAACTTAAAGACATGGTCGAAAACCTGTATACAAATTGGTATATGGGGGAGCTAAGTTCCCATTGGTCACAAGCAGTACGTCCGACATTAACTACAGATTGGTCATTGCCGGGAGTCCTAAAACAGCAAAACTTCTATTCTTCTGTCATCGCTCCTCATATGCGGAATAATGAACGAGTATTCGTCATTATCTCGGATGCGATGAGATATGAAGTAGGGGTTGAACTAGCGGAACGCTTAAATGCCGAAACTACCGGGATTTCTGAAATCCAAAACATGCTTGGCGTTGTGCCTTCAGTGACAAAGCTTGGAATGGCCGCTCTTTTACCTCATCGGAATTTAGATTTTGATGCAGGCGGGAAAGTGCTGGTTGATGGCAAAGATTCGTCGGGGCTGGAGAATCGCAGAAAAATCATCGAATCTCAAATAGAAGACAGTACTGCATTTCATTTCCAAGATGTCTTTTCAATGAATAAAGCTGCGCGCAGAGAAACCTTTAAGGGGAAAAAGCTGGTTTACCTGTATCATGACACGATTGATGCGATGGGCGATAAAGCATCAACAGAAATTTATACATTCAATGCAGTGGAAGCTGCCTTGAACCAACTTTATGACTTAGTGAAAATGATCAAAGATGATTTAAGCGGAACGAATATCTATATCACAGCTGATCATGGCTTCTTGTATCAACGTGATGCTTTGGAAGAAAGCGATAAGATGGATAAAGAATCCTTGGATGCATTGGAAATCAAGCGTCGTTATATCCTGGCGAAGGAAAAGCGGGATGTATCCGGTCAATTAGCGATTGATCTATCATCTGTAGTGAAAAACGATCAGCAATTGACAGCGTATGTACCGAATGCAACGATCCGCTATAAAATTCAAGGTTCGGGTGTCAATTTTGTTCACGGTGGAGCAAGCTTGCAAGAAGTGGTCATTCCGCTCATATCGTTCAAAAACAAGCGGACGGGGCAAAAAGGTTCGCAAGCCATTCGGAAGATCGACATTAAATTAACGAATACGACAAGAAAAATCACAAACAGCATCTTCAATTTGGAATTCTTCCAGACAGAAAAAGTCGGAGACAAAACGGCACCACGGACCGTCGCGATTCATATGACTGATGAAGAAGGAACGATCTTATCGAATGAAGAAACGATTATCGGGGATCGTCCTTTTGAGAATCCGTCTGATCGCACATTCAAACTTCGCTTTGTGTTAAGAAGCATTACCTACGATCGCAACAAGAGCTATTATTTACTTATTAAAGATACTGAAACAGGATTGGTCACTGACAAAATACCTTTTACCATCAATCTTGGGATAGTGAGTGATTTTGATTTTTAA
- the brxL gene encoding protease Lon-related BREX system protein BrxL → MEGKTEVSLTVDLDKKLNHTFAGRVVRKDLTKLIKEGANVPVYVLEYLLGMYAATDDEDSIKEGVERVKKILSDNFVRPDEAEKIKSRIRELGQYSIIDKVSVVLNPKLDIYEAEFSNLGLKGVPVGSNFVKEFDKLLVGGIWCMVKVDYYYDEEARNNNPFSVSSLQPIQMPNMDIQEIFEGRKEFTKDEWIDVLIRSTGMEPTQLEDRVKWHLLLRLVPLVENNYNMCELGPRGTGKSHVYKEISPNSILVSGGQSTVANLFYNMTSRKIGLVGMWDCVTFDEVAGIRFKDKDGIQIMKDYMASGSFARGKEEKNASASMVFVGNINQSVDVLLKTSHLFAPFPEEMANDSAFFDRMHYYLPGWEIPKMRPDFFTDKYGFIVDYIAEFFREMRKRSFADSVDKYFKLGNNLNQRDTIAVRKTVSGMVKLIYPNGIYTKEDIEEILKYALEGRRRVKEQLKKIGGMEFYDVMFSYIDKESLEEEYTSVPEQGGGKLIPEGMGKPGHVYVAGHGHSGMIGVYKLENEVVSGTGKFDKSGVSSSREARESLDTAFRFFTANSKSISNTIAIKTKDYLMHISDLQGIGLTDELAIAELIGLCSGALDKPVQESTIVIGNMTVGGTIAKVEEFANVLQVCVDAGAKKVLIPAASVMDLQTVPPDLLVKVQPVFYSDPVDAVYKALGVN, encoded by the coding sequence ATGGAAGGGAAAACGGAAGTGTCTTTAACAGTTGATCTGGATAAAAAGCTGAATCACACATTTGCGGGACGTGTGGTTCGAAAAGACTTGACCAAGCTAATCAAAGAAGGCGCCAATGTGCCGGTCTATGTGCTGGAGTATTTACTCGGCATGTATGCAGCGACTGATGATGAAGACAGCATCAAAGAAGGCGTTGAACGTGTTAAAAAAATCCTTTCAGATAATTTTGTCCGTCCGGATGAAGCGGAAAAAATTAAATCTCGCATACGCGAGCTGGGCCAATACTCCATTATCGATAAAGTCTCCGTTGTTCTGAATCCGAAGTTGGATATTTACGAAGCTGAATTCTCCAATTTAGGCTTAAAAGGGGTGCCAGTCGGCTCCAATTTCGTCAAAGAATTCGACAAGCTATTGGTCGGGGGGATTTGGTGTATGGTGAAAGTGGATTATTATTACGATGAAGAAGCACGTAATAATAATCCTTTCAGCGTCAGCAGCCTGCAGCCGATTCAGATGCCGAATATGGATATCCAAGAGATTTTCGAAGGCAGAAAAGAATTTACTAAGGATGAGTGGATTGATGTCTTGATCCGCTCGACAGGCATGGAGCCGACGCAATTGGAAGACCGTGTTAAATGGCATTTGTTGCTGCGTCTCGTACCTTTGGTTGAGAATAACTACAATATGTGTGAGCTGGGGCCACGAGGTACCGGGAAGTCACATGTCTATAAAGAAATTTCACCTAACTCTATTTTGGTTTCAGGTGGGCAATCTACAGTAGCCAATCTGTTTTACAATATGACATCCCGAAAAATCGGGCTTGTTGGCATGTGGGATTGTGTCACGTTTGACGAAGTGGCTGGCATCCGTTTCAAAGACAAAGACGGTATTCAAATCATGAAAGACTATATGGCATCGGGTTCTTTTGCTCGAGGCAAAGAAGAAAAAAATGCCAGTGCGTCAATGGTTTTCGTCGGAAACATCAACCAAAGCGTCGATGTTTTATTGAAAACTTCTCATTTGTTTGCACCTTTCCCTGAAGAGATGGCAAATGACTCGGCATTCTTTGACCGTATGCATTATTACCTGCCAGGTTGGGAAATTCCGAAAATGCGTCCGGATTTCTTTACGGATAAATACGGCTTTATTGTGGATTATATCGCGGAGTTTTTTCGGGAAATGCGCAAACGTTCATTTGCCGATTCGGTAGACAAATACTTTAAATTAGGGAATAACTTGAACCAGCGGGACACTATTGCGGTCCGTAAGACCGTATCTGGTATGGTCAAATTGATTTATCCAAATGGCATTTATACAAAAGAAGACATCGAAGAAATCTTGAAATATGCTTTGGAAGGACGCCGCCGCGTCAAAGAGCAGCTGAAGAAAATCGGTGGCATGGAGTTTTACGATGTCATGTTCTCTTATATCGATAAGGAATCATTAGAGGAAGAATATACATCAGTGCCAGAACAGGGCGGCGGCAAACTGATACCTGAAGGCATGGGCAAGCCGGGCCATGTGTACGTGGCTGGACATGGGCACTCAGGGATGATTGGTGTCTATAAACTCGAAAATGAAGTGGTGAGCGGAACAGGGAAGTTTGATAAGTCTGGTGTAAGTTCTTCACGAGAGGCGAGGGAAAGCTTAGATACCGCCTTCCGTTTCTTTACAGCCAACAGCAAAAGCATCAGTAATACCATCGCAATCAAAACGAAGGATTACCTGATGCATATCAGTGATCTTCAAGGAATCGGCCTTACCGATGAACTGGCAATCGCGGAATTGATCGGCCTGTGTTCAGGTGCACTCGATAAACCGGTCCAAGAAAGCACCATCGTCATTGGGAACATGACCGTTGGCGGAACGATTGCGAAAGTAGAAGAGTTCGCCAATGTATTGCAGGTGTGTGTAGATGCGGGAGCCAAGAAAGTCTTGATCCCAGCTGCATCGGTCATGGACTTGCAGACGGTACCGCCTGACTTGTTGGTGAAAGTGCAACCTGTGTTTTATTCGGATCCTGTTGATGCGGTTTATAAGGCTTTGGGGGTAAATTGA